A portion of the Carya illinoinensis cultivar Pawnee chromosome 11, C.illinoinensisPawnee_v1, whole genome shotgun sequence genome contains these proteins:
- the LOC122280487 gene encoding abscisic acid 8'-hydroxylase CYP707A2-like: MEFTSMFQFCFLASISLIFLIRYLIKFYNSSRRKLPLPPGTLGWPYIGETFQLYSQNPNVFFTSKLKRYGSIFKTHILGCPCVMISSPEAAKFVLVTRAHLFKPTYPASKERMLGKQAIFFHQGDYHAKLRKLVLRAFMPEGIRNIVPDIEAIAKDTLQSWEGRLINTFQEMKIFAFNVVLLSIFGKDEVLYREDLKRCYYILEKGYNSMPINLPGTLFNKSMKAREELAQILAKILSTRRQMKFDHNDLLGSFMGDKEGLTDEQIADNIIGVIFAARDTTASILTWILKYLGENPSVLQAVTEEQEAIMRSKKESIAENVLTWADTKKMPITSRVIQETLRVASILSFTFREAVEDVEYEGYLIPKGWKVLPLFRNIHHSPDFFPEPEKFDPSRFEVAQKPNTFMPFGNGIHSCPGNELAKLEISVILHHLTTKYRWSVVGTQNGIQYNPFPLPQDGLPIRFSLKKEATPKS, translated from the exons ATGGAATTTACATCCATGTTCCAGTTTTGCTTTCTAGCCTCCATTTCCCTCATCTTTCTTATCCGTTATCTCATCAAATTCTACAATTCAAGTCGCCGGAAACTGCCTCTCCCGCCCGGCACCTTGGGTTGGCCTTACATAGGCGAGACCTTTCAACTCTACTCTCAGAACCCAAATGTCTTCTTTACCTCAAAACTAAAGAG GTATGGCTCAATCTTCAAGACCCACATATTGGGGTGTCCCTGTGTGATGATTTCTAGCCCTGAAGCCGCAAAATTCGTGCTGGTGACGAGAGCTCATCTCTTTAAGCCCACATATCCTGCAAGCAAAGAGAGGATGCTGGGGAAACAAGCCATCTTCTTTCACCAGGGAGACTACCATGCCAAGTTGAGGAAGCTTGTTCTTCGTGCCTTCATGCCCGAAGGAATCAGAAACATCGTCCCCGACATCGAAGCCATCGCCAAAGATACTCTCCAATCTTGGGAAGGCCGGTTAATCAACACTTTCCAAGAAATGAAGATA TTTGCATTCAATGTTGTCCTGCTTTCCATCTTTGGAAAAGATGAGGTTCTCTACCGAGAGGATCTGAAGCGGTGCTACTACATTCTTGAGAAAGGGTACAATTCAATGCCCATTAATCTACCAGGCACACTCTTCaacaaatccatgaaagcaagaGAGGAGCTTGCTCAGATCTTGGCCAAAATCCTCTCAACCAGGAGGCAGATGAAATTCGACCACAACGACTTGCTCGGATCTTTCATGGGTGACAAAGAAGGCCTCACTGACGAGCAGATTGCCGACAACATCATCGGAGTCATATTTGCTGCTCGTGATACCACCGCCAGTATTCTGACATGGATCCTCAAGTATCTTGGCGAGAACCCCAGTGTTCTTCAGGCAGTCACT gaGGAGCAGGAGGCCATAATGAGGAGTAAAAAAGAGAGTATTGCAGAGAATGTTCTCACGTGGGCAGATACCAAAAAGATGCCAATCACTTCAAGAGTAATCCAGGAGACACTTAGAGTTGCCTCAATTCTGTCTTTTACTTTCAGAGAGGCAGTAGAAGATGTAGAATATGAAG GATATCTTATACCCAAAGGATGGAAAGTTTTGCCACTCTTCAGAAACATTCACCACAGCCCAGATTTCTTCCCAGAGCCTGAGAAGTTTGATCCCTCAAGATTTGAG GTTGCTCAAAAGCCCAATACTTTTATGCCATTTGGCAATGGGATCCACTCCTGTCCTGGGAATGAGTTAGCAAAATTGGAAATATCAGTCATTCTCCATCATCTGACCACAAAGTACAG GTGGTCTGTGGTTGGTACACAGAATGGGAttcagtataacccttttccTCTCCCCCAGGATGGTTTGCCCATCAGATTCTCTCTGAAGAAAGAGGCTACTCCAAAAAGCTAG